The Actinomyces sp. oral taxon 414 genome has a segment encoding these proteins:
- a CDS encoding NADH-quinone oxidoreductase subunit C — MSPDTAPAAGAKTAPAAQAADLPAAADTDAAVPRIAGRPVPPRLRLEVVSTHRGQFGAPDAGDTTGYDRHRTVVALAPAAARPYGSWFDDAVDALIEDLTEAGVEPAEAIEKVVVDRGQLTVFVAREHLLDVVRPLRDDQDLRFELCLGVTGVHYPGDAGRELHACYELISLTHGARQIRLEVAAPAADPHVPSIISVYPGNDWHEREAWDLMGIVFDGHPSLTRTAMPDDWVGHPQRKDYPLGGIPVEYRGAATPPADTRRSYR, encoded by the coding sequence ATGAGTCCGGACACTGCTCCCGCCGCCGGGGCGAAGACCGCCCCCGCCGCGCAGGCCGCCGACCTTCCGGCCGCCGCCGACACCGACGCCGCCGTCCCGCGGATCGCCGGTCGCCCCGTCCCCCCGCGGCTGCGCCTGGAGGTCGTCTCCACCCACCGCGGCCAGTTCGGCGCCCCCGACGCCGGGGACACCACCGGCTACGACCGGCACCGCACCGTGGTCGCCCTGGCCCCCGCCGCGGCGCGCCCCTACGGGTCTTGGTTCGACGACGCCGTCGACGCCCTCATCGAGGACCTGACCGAGGCCGGGGTTGAACCGGCCGAAGCCATTGAGAAGGTCGTCGTCGACCGCGGCCAGCTCACCGTCTTCGTCGCCCGTGAGCACCTGCTCGACGTCGTGCGCCCCCTGCGCGACGACCAGGACCTGCGCTTCGAGCTGTGCCTGGGGGTGACCGGCGTCCACTACCCGGGCGACGCCGGGCGCGAGCTGCACGCCTGCTACGAGCTGATCTCCCTGACCCACGGCGCCCGCCAGATCCGCCTGGAGGTGGCCGCCCCCGCCGCGGACCCGCATGTGCCCTCCATTATCTCGGTCTACCCCGGCAATGACTGGCACGAGCGGGAGGCCTGGGACCTCATGGGCATTGTCTTCGACGGCCACCCGAGCCTGACCCGCACCGCCATGCCCGACGACTGGGTGGGCCACCCCCAGCGCAAGGACTACCCGCTGGGCGGCATTCCCGTCGAGTACCGGGGCGCCGCCACCCCGCCCGCCGACACCCGGAGGTCGTACCGCTGA
- the nuoI gene encoding NADH-quinone oxidoreductase subunit NuoI, whose protein sequence is MTDRTPAATGGDHDEWLAEEPSAIGRIFAPVAGYGVTLSSLFRPTVTEQYPFIRPVMMPRYHGRHQLNRYDDGLEKCIGCELCAWACPADAIYVEAASNAPGAQYSPGERYGRVYQINYLRCIFCGMCIEACPTRALTMTHEIEELVGPNRTGLIYEKQDLLAPVPRGALAAPHPMVEGTEDGDYYRGAVTGVTREQIDWVRAHRPEDPTLESAKPVPAPTPAKEAVRR, encoded by the coding sequence ATGACTGACCGCACCCCCGCCGCCACCGGCGGCGATCACGACGAGTGGCTCGCCGAGGAGCCCTCGGCGATCGGCCGCATCTTCGCGCCGGTCGCCGGCTACGGCGTGACCCTCTCCTCGCTGTTCCGGCCCACGGTCACCGAGCAGTACCCCTTCATCCGGCCCGTCATGATGCCGCGCTACCACGGCCGCCATCAGCTCAACCGCTACGACGACGGCCTGGAGAAGTGCATTGGCTGCGAGCTGTGCGCCTGGGCCTGCCCGGCCGACGCCATCTACGTCGAGGCGGCCTCCAACGCCCCCGGCGCCCAGTACTCGCCCGGCGAGCGCTACGGGCGCGTCTACCAGATCAACTACCTGCGCTGCATCTTCTGCGGCATGTGCATCGAGGCCTGCCCCACGCGCGCCCTGACCATGACCCACGAGATCGAGGAGCTGGTCGGCCCCAACCGCACCGGCCTGATCTACGAGAAGCAGGACCTGCTCGCCCCCGTGCCCCGCGGCGCCCTGGCGGCCCCCCACCCCATGGTCGAGGGCACCGAGGACGGCGACTACTACCGCGGCGCGGTCACCGGCGTCACCCGGGAGCAGATCGACTGGGTCCGCGCCCACCGCCCCGAGGACCCGACGCTCGAGTCGGCCAAGCCCGTCCCCGCCCCGACCCCCGCCAAGGAGGCCGTCCGTCGATGA
- the nuoH gene encoding NADH-quinone oxidoreductase subunit NuoH — MTAHASASPAEGGVVADFSAETWWLSLIKAVFIVAFLIVSVIMAIWTERRVLGRMQTRPGPNVNGFLGIPQLVADAAKLIMKEDFWLKGAERFIYILAPVIAAFSAFMIYAVIPFGPQVSILGHSTPLQLTDFPVAALYVLAVTGFGVYGIILGGWSTHSTYPLLGAVRSAAQVISYELSMSLSMLTVFLASGTMSTSGIVAAQERVWWGLAMIPSLLIYVVSMVGEVNRLPFDLPEAEGELVAGHMVEYSSMKFAWYYLGEYINMFNVSAMCVTLFLGGWRSFVLASFWPGANSGWWPMLWFVAKVWAVMLFMIWTRATLVRIRYDHFMKLGWKFLIPVSLTWFVLVAVVRAYRAFSGGSTRVLLLVLAAVFLVAMIVLLLLPDGGREEARPAEGAGGADEDGEGGDGEDGDDVVAPGEEFDAFADGFPVPPPPGWRLPPSPRTRRAAVAAASAATAPSSATSDQEGTDD, encoded by the coding sequence ATGACCGCGCATGCGAGCGCGTCGCCCGCCGAGGGTGGCGTGGTCGCCGACTTTTCCGCCGAGACGTGGTGGCTGAGCCTGATCAAGGCGGTTTTCATTGTCGCCTTCCTCATTGTCAGCGTCATTATGGCCATCTGGACGGAGCGGCGCGTCCTGGGGCGCATGCAGACGCGCCCCGGCCCGAATGTCAACGGCTTCCTGGGCATCCCCCAGCTGGTCGCCGACGCCGCCAAGCTCATTATGAAGGAGGACTTCTGGCTCAAGGGCGCGGAGAGGTTCATCTACATCCTCGCCCCGGTCATCGCCGCCTTCAGCGCCTTCATGATCTACGCGGTCATCCCCTTCGGGCCGCAGGTGAGCATCCTGGGCCATTCCACGCCCCTCCAACTCACCGACTTCCCCGTCGCGGCCCTCTACGTCCTGGCCGTGACCGGATTCGGCGTCTACGGCATTATCCTGGGCGGCTGGTCGACCCACTCCACCTACCCGCTGCTGGGCGCGGTGCGCTCGGCCGCCCAGGTCATCTCCTACGAGCTGAGCATGAGCCTGTCCATGCTCACGGTCTTCCTCGCCTCCGGGACCATGTCCACCTCCGGCATCGTGGCCGCCCAGGAGCGCGTGTGGTGGGGCCTGGCCATGATCCCCAGCCTCCTCATCTACGTGGTGTCCATGGTCGGGGAGGTCAACCGCCTGCCCTTCGACCTGCCCGAGGCCGAGGGCGAGCTCGTCGCCGGCCACATGGTCGAGTACTCCTCGATGAAATTCGCCTGGTACTACCTGGGCGAGTACATCAATATGTTCAATGTCTCCGCCATGTGCGTGACCCTGTTCCTGGGCGGCTGGCGCTCCTTCGTGCTCGCCTCCTTCTGGCCGGGGGCCAACTCCGGGTGGTGGCCGATGCTGTGGTTCGTCGCCAAGGTCTGGGCCGTCATGCTCTTCATGATCTGGACCCGGGCCACCCTGGTGCGCATCCGCTACGACCACTTCATGAAGCTGGGCTGGAAGTTCCTCATCCCGGTCTCCCTGACCTGGTTCGTCCTGGTGGCCGTCGTGCGGGCCTACCGCGCCTTCTCCGGCGGCTCCACCCGCGTCCTGCTGCTGGTCCTGGCCGCCGTCTTCCTCGTGGCCATGATCGTCCTGCTCCTCCTGCCCGACGGCGGGCGGGAGGAGGCCCGGCCCGCCGAGGGCGCCGGCGGCGCGGACGAGGACGGCGAGGGCGGCGATGGCGAGGACGGCGACGACGTCGTGGCCCCGGGCGAGGAGTTCGACGCCTTCGCGGACGGCTTCCCCGTCCCGCCCCCGCCGGGCTGGCGCCTGCCCCCGTCCCCGCGCACCCGCCGCGCCGCCGTCGCCGCGGCCAGCGCCGCCACCGCCCCCAGCTCCGCGACGAGCGATCAGGAGGGAACCGATGACTGA
- the nuoK gene encoding NADH-quinone oxidoreductase subunit NuoK, whose translation MTLPVTAYVVLAGVLFTLGALTVLLRRNALIELMGVELMLNAVNLVLVTFSRLHGDLTGQVFAFFVMVVAAAEVVVGLSIVVSIFRTRRSTSVDDENLLKH comes from the coding sequence GTGACACTGCCCGTCACCGCCTACGTCGTCCTGGCCGGGGTGCTCTTCACCCTCGGGGCGCTGACGGTGCTGCTGCGCCGCAACGCCCTTATCGAGCTCATGGGCGTGGAGCTCATGCTCAACGCCGTCAACCTCGTCCTGGTCACCTTCTCCCGCCTCCACGGCGACCTGACCGGGCAGGTCTTCGCCTTCTTCGTCATGGTGGTCGCGGCCGCCGAGGTCGTGGTGGGCCTGAGCATCGTGGTGTCCATCTTCCGAACCCGCAGGTCCACGTCGGTCGACGACGAGAACCTGCTCAAGCACTGA
- a CDS encoding NADH-quinone oxidoreductase subunit D — translation MPSSIHAAGPATDDLAAGAPHYTADGGDWDAVAAQIAARDEADRLERDRVVVNMGPVHPSTHGVLRLVLEVDGEKVTEVRVGTGYLHTGIEKNMEYRTWVQGETFVTRMDYVAPFFQEVAYALAVEKLLGITDDVPEKATVVRVLLMELNRIASHVIAIGTAGNEMGGTTLMTIAFRCRENVLRAFEMVSGLRMNHAYVRPGGLAQDVPEGFADFVRSVMPDIKNDVGELGALLLANPILRSRFIGVGEIGLAGAMSLGLTGPCVRAAGYPLDMRKLKPYCGYEDYDFDVPVYDRSDCYNRLRVRFDECYQSLKIVAQALDRLDAITGRGEDPSNTTMVADPTIAWPARMAIATDGQGQSLEHVREIMGTSMESLIHHFKLVTQGFRVPAGQVYTTVEHAKGVMGVHAVSDGGTRPYRVHFRDPSFSNLQSLAMMGEGGMIADLIPSLASIDPVLGGVDR, via the coding sequence ATGCCCAGCTCCATTCACGCAGCCGGCCCCGCCACCGACGACCTCGCCGCGGGCGCCCCCCACTACACCGCCGACGGCGGCGACTGGGACGCCGTCGCCGCCCAGATCGCCGCGCGCGACGAGGCCGACCGCCTCGAGCGCGACCGCGTCGTGGTCAATATGGGGCCCGTCCACCCCTCCACCCACGGCGTGCTGCGCCTGGTCCTGGAGGTCGACGGTGAGAAGGTCACCGAGGTGCGCGTGGGCACCGGCTACCTCCACACGGGCATTGAGAAGAACATGGAGTACCGCACCTGGGTGCAGGGCGAGACCTTCGTGACCCGCATGGACTACGTGGCCCCCTTCTTCCAGGAGGTCGCCTACGCCCTGGCCGTCGAGAAGCTCCTGGGAATCACCGACGACGTGCCCGAGAAGGCCACCGTCGTGCGGGTGCTCCTCATGGAGCTCAACCGCATCGCCTCCCACGTCATCGCCATCGGCACCGCCGGCAACGAGATGGGCGGCACCACGCTCATGACCATCGCCTTCCGCTGCCGCGAGAACGTCCTGCGCGCCTTCGAGATGGTCTCCGGGCTGCGCATGAACCACGCCTACGTGCGGCCCGGCGGTCTGGCCCAGGACGTCCCCGAGGGGTTCGCCGACTTCGTGCGCTCGGTCATGCCCGATATCAAGAACGACGTCGGCGAGCTCGGCGCGCTCCTGCTGGCCAACCCGATCCTCAGGTCCCGCTTCATCGGCGTGGGCGAGATCGGCCTGGCCGGGGCCATGTCCCTGGGCCTGACCGGCCCGTGCGTGCGCGCCGCCGGCTACCCGCTGGACATGCGCAAGCTCAAGCCCTACTGCGGCTACGAGGACTACGACTTCGACGTGCCCGTCTACGACCGCTCGGACTGCTACAACCGCCTGCGCGTGCGCTTCGACGAGTGCTACCAGTCCCTGAAGATCGTCGCCCAGGCCCTGGATCGCCTCGACGCGATCACCGGGCGCGGCGAGGACCCCTCCAACACGACCATGGTGGCCGACCCCACCATTGCCTGGCCGGCGCGCATGGCCATCGCCACCGACGGCCAGGGGCAGTCCCTGGAGCACGTGCGCGAGATCATGGGCACCTCCATGGAATCCCTCATCCACCACTTCAAGCTGGTGACCCAGGGCTTCCGCGTGCCGGCCGGCCAGGTCTACACCACGGTCGAGCACGCCAAGGGCGTCATGGGCGTCCACGCCGTGTCCGACGGCGGCACCCGCCCCTACCGGGTCCACTTCCGCGACCCCTCATTCTCCAACCTGCAGTCACTGGCCATGATGGGCGAGGGCGGCATGATCGCCGACCTGATCCCCTCCCTGGCCTCCATCGACCCCGTCCTGGGAGGCGTGGACCGCTGA
- a CDS encoding NADH-quinone oxidoreductase subunit G — MTDMVNITIDGLPVEVARGTLLIRAAEKAGVRIPRFCDHPLLAPSANCRQCLVEVAMPGRDGVVRPMPKPQPSCSMTAVEGMEVSTQATSPVAAKAQAGTMEFLLINHPLDCPVCDKGGECPLQNQALELMASGARSVTRFTDVKRTFPKPLRLTGNILLDRDRCILCQRCVRFADQVAGDPFIALQGRGAGHVGGQITGGLYSEQIGRFDSTVLDFHDPGLPDSGLATIRGEAGLAPEADLAGPDGGPGVVDGRAYGPAEAELDVSGRPFASYFSGNIIQICPVGALTSARYRFRARPVDLVSTDSVTEHDASGSAIRVDMRRGVVLRRLAGDDPEVNEEWITDKDRFAFAWSAQPDRLSVPLVRDDDGELVPTSWSDALDVAATGLAEARSDGGAALLPGARLTLEDAWAWSRFARTVLGTNDIDQRVRDHCAEEDSFLAERVAGTGLGPVTYCSLEGAGRVLLVALEPEDECGALFLRLRKGVRAGGVRVAAVAPLITNGSRKLDAEVVLAAPGREADAVAALARTHPGIVEALGADGAAILVGERAAAVPGLLTAVAALARTTGARLAWVPRRAGERGGIEAGCLPFLLPGGRPVTDAAARRRVARAWGAEPDDLPGAPGRDTAEILAALEDGTLSGLVVGGVDLRDFPDPDLARRALNASPFTVQLEVRCTEVSEFADVVLPVAPAEEKNGTFVNWEGRVRPFGQARVSRARTDRQVLGMLAAEMGADLGVEDLGALHAGIADLGLYAGRRGGAVPPGPAGGAGGTDAASGVDAEAADAGGADARLATHKPMLDAGRLQDGEAFLASTARRPVARVGADLARRLGLTDGRELTVSTPSGSITLPAVIGEVADGAVWLPECSAGSTVRQTLGAGHGSAVRLSIPATGTEVVR; from the coding sequence ATGACTGACATGGTCAATATCACGATCGACGGCCTGCCCGTCGAGGTGGCCAGGGGCACCCTCCTCATCCGCGCCGCGGAGAAGGCCGGCGTGCGCATTCCGCGCTTCTGCGACCACCCGCTGCTGGCGCCGTCGGCCAACTGCCGCCAGTGCCTGGTCGAGGTGGCCATGCCCGGGCGCGACGGCGTCGTGCGCCCCATGCCCAAGCCCCAGCCCTCGTGCTCCATGACCGCCGTGGAGGGCATGGAGGTCTCCACCCAGGCCACCAGTCCCGTCGCCGCCAAGGCGCAGGCCGGCACCATGGAGTTCCTCCTCATCAACCACCCGCTGGACTGCCCGGTGTGCGACAAGGGCGGGGAGTGCCCCCTGCAGAACCAGGCCCTGGAGCTCATGGCCTCGGGCGCCCGGTCCGTCACCCGCTTCACCGACGTCAAGCGCACCTTCCCCAAGCCGCTGCGCCTGACCGGCAATATCCTGCTCGACCGCGACCGGTGCATCCTGTGCCAGCGCTGCGTGCGCTTCGCCGACCAGGTCGCCGGCGACCCTTTCATCGCCCTCCAAGGGCGCGGCGCCGGGCACGTGGGCGGGCAGATCACCGGCGGGCTGTACTCCGAGCAGATCGGCCGCTTCGACTCCACCGTCCTGGACTTCCACGACCCCGGCCTGCCCGACTCCGGCCTGGCCACGATCCGCGGCGAGGCGGGTCTGGCCCCCGAGGCGGACCTGGCCGGTCCGGACGGGGGGCCCGGCGTCGTCGACGGGCGCGCCTACGGTCCGGCCGAGGCCGAGCTGGACGTGTCCGGGCGCCCCTTCGCCTCCTACTTCTCGGGCAATATCATCCAGATCTGCCCGGTGGGGGCTCTGACCAGCGCCCGCTACCGCTTCCGCGCCCGCCCCGTGGACCTGGTGTCCACCGACTCGGTCACCGAGCACGACGCCTCCGGCTCGGCCATCCGCGTGGACATGCGCCGCGGCGTCGTCCTGCGGCGCTTGGCCGGCGACGACCCCGAGGTCAACGAGGAGTGGATCACCGACAAGGACCGCTTCGCCTTCGCCTGGTCCGCCCAGCCGGACCGCCTGAGCGTCCCGCTCGTGCGCGACGACGACGGCGAGCTCGTGCCCACCAGCTGGTCCGACGCCCTGGACGTGGCCGCCACCGGCCTGGCCGAGGCGCGCTCCGACGGCGGCGCGGCCCTCCTGCCGGGCGCGCGCCTGACCCTGGAGGACGCCTGGGCCTGGTCGCGCTTCGCCCGCACCGTGCTGGGCACCAACGACATCGACCAGCGCGTGCGCGACCACTGCGCGGAGGAGGACTCCTTCCTGGCCGAACGGGTCGCCGGGACGGGACTGGGCCCCGTGACCTACTGCTCCCTGGAGGGGGCCGGGCGGGTCCTGCTCGTGGCCCTGGAGCCCGAGGACGAGTGCGGCGCCCTGTTCCTACGCCTGCGCAAGGGCGTGCGCGCCGGCGGGGTGCGCGTGGCCGCCGTCGCCCCCCTGATCACCAACGGCTCGCGCAAACTCGACGCCGAGGTCGTCCTGGCCGCGCCCGGGCGGGAGGCGGACGCCGTCGCCGCCCTGGCCCGGACCCACCCGGGGATCGTCGAGGCCCTGGGGGCCGACGGCGCCGCCATCCTCGTGGGCGAGCGGGCCGCGGCCGTGCCCGGGCTGCTCACCGCCGTCGCCGCCCTGGCCCGGACCACGGGCGCCCGCCTGGCCTGGGTGCCGCGCCGCGCCGGGGAGCGCGGCGGCATCGAGGCCGGGTGCCTGCCCTTCCTCCTGCCCGGCGGCCGCCCCGTGACCGACGCGGCCGCCCGCCGCCGGGTCGCCCGCGCCTGGGGCGCCGAGCCGGACGACCTGCCCGGGGCCCCCGGGCGCGACACCGCCGAGATCCTCGCCGCCCTGGAGGACGGGACCCTGAGCGGACTGGTCGTCGGCGGCGTCGACCTGCGCGACTTCCCCGACCCGGACCTGGCCCGGCGGGCCCTGAACGCCTCCCCCTTCACCGTCCAGTTGGAGGTGCGCTGCACGGAGGTCAGCGAGTTCGCCGACGTCGTCCTGCCGGTGGCGCCCGCCGAGGAGAAGAACGGCACCTTCGTCAACTGGGAGGGGCGCGTGCGGCCCTTCGGCCAGGCCCGCGTCTCGCGGGCCCGCACCGACCGGCAGGTCCTGGGGATGCTCGCCGCCGAGATGGGCGCCGACCTGGGCGTCGAGGACCTGGGGGCCCTGCACGCCGGGATCGCCGACCTGGGCCTGTACGCCGGTCGGCGCGGCGGGGCCGTCCCGCCGGGGCCGGCCGGCGGGGCTGGCGGCACCGATGCGGCCAGCGGTGTCGATGCCGAGGCTGCGGACGCCGGCGGCGCGGACGCCCGCCTGGCCACCCACAAACCCATGCTCGACGCCGGCCGCCTCCAGGACGGCGAGGCCTTCCTGGCCTCCACGGCGCGGCGCCCCGTGGCCCGCGTCGGCGCCGACCTGGCCCGGCGCCTGGGCCTGACCGACGGCCGGGAGCTGACGGTGTCCACGCCGTCGGGCTCCATCACCCTGCCCGCCGTTATCGGCGAGGTGGCCGACGGCGCCGTCTGGCTCCCGGAGTGCTCCGCCGGCTCCACCGTCCGCCAGACCCTCGGCGCCGGCCACGGCAGCGCCGTCCGGCTCTCAATCCCCGCAACCGGCACGGAGGTGGTCCGGTGA
- the nuoF gene encoding NADH-quinone oxidoreductase subunit NuoF — MWDRPRSWTLESYRAHGGYRGLERAKTMDPEELVNLVKASGLRGRGGAGFPTGLKWSFLPAPDGGARYLVVNADESEPGTCKDIPTLMANPQALVEGVAICSRAIGCDHAFVYLRGEVVHVYRRLLAAVRQAEQAGLLDSGFGLDGDRPLTITAHAGAGAYICGEETALLDSLEGRRGHPRLKPPFPAVQGLYARPTVINNVETISSLPGILVHGPEWYSSMGTERSKGHGIFSVTGHVARPGQFEAPFGITMRELIELAGGIRAGHELKFWVPGGSSTPIFGPEELDVPLDYESVGAAGSMLGTRALQVFDETVSAVRVVARWTEFYQHESCGKCTPCREGTYWMRQIMLRLEAGRGLPGDVEKLEDIASNISGRSFCALGDASAVPVLSGIKRFRSEFEAGCTTPASELFPYAASAIVESAR, encoded by the coding sequence ATGTGGGACAGGCCCCGCTCCTGGACCCTGGAGTCCTACCGCGCCCACGGCGGCTACCGGGGCCTGGAGCGGGCCAAGACGATGGACCCCGAGGAGCTCGTGAACCTGGTCAAGGCCTCGGGCCTGCGCGGCCGGGGCGGCGCCGGCTTCCCCACCGGGCTGAAGTGGTCCTTCCTGCCCGCGCCCGACGGCGGGGCCCGCTACCTCGTCGTCAACGCCGACGAGTCCGAGCCGGGCACCTGCAAGGACATCCCCACCCTCATGGCCAACCCGCAGGCCCTCGTCGAGGGCGTGGCCATCTGCTCGCGCGCCATCGGCTGCGACCACGCCTTCGTCTACCTGCGCGGCGAGGTGGTGCACGTCTACCGCCGCCTGCTGGCCGCGGTGCGCCAGGCCGAGCAGGCGGGCCTGCTGGACAGCGGCTTCGGGCTGGACGGGGACCGGCCGCTGACCATCACCGCGCACGCCGGCGCCGGCGCCTACATCTGCGGGGAGGAGACGGCGCTGCTGGACTCCCTGGAGGGCCGCCGCGGCCACCCGCGCCTCAAGCCGCCCTTCCCGGCCGTCCAGGGCCTGTACGCCCGCCCCACCGTCATCAACAATGTCGAGACCATCTCCTCCCTGCCCGGGATCCTCGTCCACGGGCCCGAGTGGTACTCGTCCATGGGCACCGAGCGCTCCAAGGGCCACGGCATCTTCTCCGTCACCGGCCACGTGGCCCGCCCCGGCCAGTTCGAGGCCCCCTTCGGCATCACCATGCGCGAGCTCATCGAGCTGGCCGGGGGCATCCGGGCCGGCCACGAGCTGAAGTTCTGGGTGCCGGGGGGCTCGTCCACCCCGATCTTCGGCCCCGAGGAGCTCGACGTGCCCCTGGACTACGAGTCGGTCGGGGCGGCCGGCTCCATGCTGGGCACCCGCGCCCTCCAGGTCTTCGACGAGACCGTCTCCGCGGTGCGCGTGGTGGCCCGGTGGACCGAGTTCTATCAGCACGAGTCCTGCGGCAAGTGCACCCCCTGCCGCGAGGGCACCTACTGGATGCGGCAGATCATGTTGCGCCTGGAGGCCGGGCGGGGCCTGCCCGGCGACGTCGAGAAGCTGGAGGACATCGCCTCCAATATCTCCGGACGCTCCTTCTGCGCCCTGGGCGACGCCTCCGCCGTCCCGGTGCTGTCGGGCATCAAGCGGTTCCGGTCCGAGTTCGAGGCCGGGTGCACCACGCCCGCCTCCGAGCTCTTCCCCTACGCCGCCTCGGCAATCGTTGAAAGCGCACGGTGA
- a CDS encoding NADH-quinone oxidoreductase subunit J — MTTLPVLAPASLTQGGTISTGETILFAVVAGVTVACGFGLLTAKRAVSAAVNLIGIMIGLAVLYIAGEAPFLGITQVVVYTGAVMTLVLFVVMLVGVGGDEPVSTGSAATTWIVGVFGLDLVVALVGAVAGSASPAAEGLDSGARATPAQLAVALFGDHVVVMELTGLLLIIAAVGALALTHRERIRPRITQRATARAKMRAYAERGAHPGQKPMSGVFAATNTAAAPALDADGEAVEESVPRVLRVRGQGLELAEVSPESSAARAAGRTRADVAGVARSGMASMPGAAAPAVVQPLAPAQGAEGDEDDGPGEPDGSARGAESDGSAEPAEGAEGAKGEKPAEPGGGESAGSEEKKGAAK, encoded by the coding sequence ATGACCACCCTCCCCGTGCTCGCGCCGGCCTCGCTCACGCAGGGCGGCACCATCTCCACCGGCGAGACGATCCTGTTCGCGGTCGTCGCCGGCGTCACCGTCGCCTGCGGTTTCGGCCTGCTCACCGCCAAGCGGGCCGTGAGCGCCGCGGTCAACCTGATCGGCATCATGATCGGCCTGGCGGTGCTCTACATCGCCGGCGAGGCCCCCTTCCTGGGCATCACCCAGGTCGTCGTCTACACCGGCGCCGTCATGACCCTCGTCCTGTTCGTCGTCATGCTCGTCGGCGTGGGCGGCGACGAGCCCGTCTCCACCGGGTCGGCCGCGACCACCTGGATCGTCGGGGTCTTCGGCCTGGACCTGGTCGTCGCGCTGGTCGGCGCCGTGGCGGGCTCGGCCTCGCCCGCCGCCGAGGGCCTGGACTCCGGCGCCCGGGCGACGCCGGCGCAGCTGGCCGTCGCCCTCTTCGGCGACCACGTCGTGGTCATGGAGCTGACCGGGCTGCTGCTCATTATCGCCGCCGTCGGCGCCCTGGCCCTGACCCACCGCGAGCGCATCCGCCCCAGGATCACCCAGCGCGCCACCGCGCGGGCCAAGATGCGCGCCTACGCCGAGCGCGGCGCCCACCCGGGTCAGAAGCCCATGTCGGGCGTCTTCGCCGCCACCAACACCGCCGCGGCCCCCGCCCTGGACGCCGACGGCGAGGCGGTCGAGGAGTCCGTTCCGCGCGTCCTGCGGGTGCGCGGCCAGGGCCTGGAGCTGGCGGAGGTCTCCCCGGAGTCCTCCGCCGCGCGCGCGGCCGGCCGCACCCGGGCCGACGTCGCCGGCGTGGCCCGTTCGGGCATGGCCTCCATGCCGGGGGCCGCCGCCCCCGCCGTCGTCCAGCCGCTCGCCCCGGCCCAGGGCGCCGAGGGCGATGAGGACGACGGACCGGGCGAACCCGACGGATCCGCCCGGGGCGCCGAATCCGACGGATCCGCTGAGCCCGCCGAGGGCGCCGAGGGAGCCAAGGGTGAGAAGCCCGCCGAGCCCGGCGGCGGGGAGTCGGCCGGGTCCGAGGAGAAGAAGGGGGCCGCGAAGTGA
- the nuoE gene encoding NADH-quinone oxidoreductase subunit NuoE, translating into MTTQHIPDTAAAPVPGPAPAASGYPPDVEADLLADIGRITSRYPQGHERSALIPMLHLVQSVDGCVSPRGIALCARVLGLTRSEVSAVATFYSQFRRHPAGEYHVGVCTNALCAVMGGDAVWRAVSEHTGLGNDETSEDGRISLERVECNAACDYAPVVMVNWEFFDNQTPASAVELVSRLERGEPVAPTRGPETLPTFRENERVLAGFEDGRADEGAGAGESSLVGLRIARERGWTVPQEEGQ; encoded by the coding sequence ATGACCACCCAGCACATCCCCGACACCGCCGCGGCCCCGGTCCCCGGCCCGGCCCCCGCCGCCTCCGGCTACCCCCCGGACGTCGAGGCGGACCTGCTCGCCGACATCGGGCGGATCACCTCCCGCTACCCGCAGGGCCACGAGCGCAGCGCCCTGATCCCCATGCTGCACCTGGTCCAGAGCGTTGACGGCTGCGTCTCCCCGCGCGGCATCGCCCTGTGCGCCCGCGTCCTGGGGCTGACCCGCTCCGAGGTGAGCGCCGTGGCCACCTTCTACAGCCAATTCCGCCGTCACCCCGCCGGGGAGTACCACGTGGGCGTGTGCACCAACGCCCTGTGCGCCGTCATGGGCGGCGACGCCGTGTGGCGGGCCGTGAGCGAGCACACGGGCCTGGGCAATGACGAGACCAGTGAGGACGGGCGCATCAGCCTGGAGCGCGTGGAGTGCAACGCCGCCTGCGACTACGCCCCCGTCGTCATGGTCAACTGGGAGTTCTTCGACAACCAGACCCCGGCCTCCGCCGTCGAGCTGGTCTCCCGCCTGGAGCGCGGCGAGCCCGTCGCCCCCACCCGCGGGCCCGAGACCCTGCCCACCTTCCGCGAGAACGAGCGCGTGCTCGCCGGGTTCGAGGACGGGCGCGCCGACGAGGGCGCCGGCGCCGGCGAGTCGAGCCTGGTGGGCCTGCGCATCGCCCGCGAGAGGGGCTGGACGGTCCCGCAGGAGGAGGGCCAGTGA